Proteins from one Planctomyces sp. SH-PL62 genomic window:
- a CDS encoding glycosyltransferase family 4 protein, protein MIDRPPSLDRPLRVGLVVSYFHPFASGAERQALAQGVELVRRGFSVRVLTRSVPGYPIDDEEYRGVQIHRWIKTSDRGPLFAVSFVAGLVRALRRLRGELDVVHTHQALWEAVSTGLARPSLRGVPTLVQPASSGYYGEAQELMRTRGAPLLRRAILRNSHFAAISDDIAREWLALGVAPDRLTRTASGVDTEVFRPGPSAVEAELLPRPRAVFTGRLHPQKNLPLLLNAWVEVARRSPANLILVGPGSDRQALTELAESLGVADRVQFVGPVPSPAEHLRAADLFVLPSVAEGMSNSLLEAMASALPCVVSGVGGNTDLVTPGATGVLVPQPTPEAWSAALLGLLQNPQDAHRLGRNALARVEAEFSLRAVVDRYVDLYRNLIARSPR, encoded by the coding sequence GTGATTGATCGCCCCCCGTCGCTCGACCGTCCCCTGCGAGTCGGCCTGGTCGTCAGCTACTTCCACCCCTTCGCCAGCGGCGCCGAGCGACAGGCCCTGGCGCAGGGGGTCGAACTGGTGCGCCGGGGGTTCTCGGTCCGCGTCCTCACGCGGTCCGTCCCCGGCTATCCGATCGACGACGAGGAATACCGCGGCGTCCAGATCCACCGCTGGATCAAGACGTCCGACCGAGGCCCCCTCTTCGCCGTGTCGTTCGTCGCCGGGCTTGTCCGGGCACTCCGGCGGCTTCGCGGCGAACTCGACGTGGTCCACACCCACCAGGCCCTTTGGGAAGCGGTGTCGACCGGATTGGCGCGGCCCTCGCTGCGCGGCGTCCCGACGCTCGTCCAGCCCGCCAGTTCGGGCTACTACGGCGAGGCCCAGGAGTTGATGCGAACGCGCGGGGCCCCGCTCCTCCGCCGCGCGATCCTCCGCAACTCCCACTTCGCCGCGATCTCCGACGACATCGCCCGCGAGTGGCTCGCGCTCGGCGTCGCGCCCGACCGACTGACGCGAACCGCCAGCGGAGTCGACACCGAGGTCTTCCGCCCCGGCCCGAGCGCCGTCGAAGCCGAACTGCTCCCCCGCCCTCGCGCCGTCTTCACCGGACGGCTCCACCCGCAGAAGAATCTGCCGCTGCTCCTGAACGCCTGGGTCGAGGTCGCCCGCCGGAGCCCGGCCAACCTGATCCTCGTCGGCCCCGGGAGCGACCGCCAGGCCCTGACCGAGCTGGCCGAATCCCTGGGCGTGGCCGACCGCGTCCAGTTCGTCGGGCCCGTACCGAGCCCGGCCGAGCACCTCCGCGCCGCCGACCTTTTCGTCCTCCCCAGCGTGGCCGAGGGGATGAGCAACTCGCTCCTCGAAGCGATGGCCTCCGCCCTCCCCTGCGTCGTCTCCGGCGTCGGCGGCAACACCGATCTCGTCACCCCCGGCGCGACCGGCGTCCTCGTCCCCCAACCAACCCCCGAAGCCTGGTCCGCCGCCTTGCTTGGCCTCTTGCAGAATCCCCAAGACGCGCATCGACTGGGCCGCAACGCCCTCGCCCGCGTCGAGGCCGAGTTCTCGCTGCGGGCGGTGGTCGACCGATACGTCGACCTTTATCGGAATCTGATCGCAAGGA
- a CDS encoding putative signal transducing protein, translated as MSDELQSEEVRLCEVANEVEATLVVNLLKDEGIPARSDATTAGGVFGGLPFESGHGVYVTGNNARRAVAVLSNYPHFKDLKHVHEPISD; from the coding sequence ATGAGCGACGAACTCCAGTCTGAAGAGGTCCGCCTCTGCGAGGTCGCCAACGAGGTGGAGGCGACCCTGGTCGTCAACCTTCTCAAGGACGAGGGCATCCCGGCCCGAAGCGACGCCACGACGGCCGGCGGCGTCTTCGGAGGCCTGCCCTTCGAATCCGGCCACGGCGTCTACGTCACGGGGAACAACGCCCGGAGGGCCGTCGCAGTCCTCTCCAACTACCCCCACTTCAAAGACCTGAAGCACGTCCACGAACCGATCAGTGATTGA